A DNA window from Streptosporangiales bacterium contains the following coding sequences:
- the purS gene encoding phosphoribosylformylglycinamidine synthase subunit PurS: MSRVVVDVMLKPELLDPQGQALVKALDRLGYTGVTSVRQGKRFELEVEGAVDDAVLARVRDAADTLLANPVIEDFTVRAEVG, from the coding sequence TGTCCCGCGTCGTGGTCGACGTCATGCTGAAGCCCGAGCTCCTCGACCCGCAGGGGCAGGCGCTGGTCAAGGCGTTGGACCGGCTCGGCTACACCGGCGTCACGTCGGTCCGGCAGGGCAAGCGGTTCGAGCTCGAGGTCGAGGGTGCCGTCGACGACGCCGTGCTCGCACGGGTGCGCGACGCGGCCGACACCCTGCTCGCCAACCCCGTGATCGAGGACTTCACCGTCCGCGCCGAGGTGGGTTGA